One Pan paniscus chromosome 16, NHGRI_mPanPan1-v2.0_pri, whole genome shotgun sequence DNA segment encodes these proteins:
- the TMEM87A gene encoding transmembrane protein 87A isoform X3: MAAAAWLQVLPVILLLLGAHPSPLSFFSAGPATVAAADRSKWHIPIPSGKNYFSFGKILFRNTTIFLKFDGEPCDLSLNITWYLKSADCYNEIYNFKAEEVELYLEKLKEKRGLSGKYQTSSKLFQNCSELFKTQSFSGDFMHRLPLLGEKQEAKENGTNLTFIGDKTIQMPFLKKHFLDC; encoded by the exons ATGGCGGCGGCTGCGTGGCTTCAGGTGTTGCCTGTCATTCTTCTGCTTCTGGGAGCTCACCCGTCACCACTGTCGTTTTTCAGTGCGGGACCGGCAACCGTAGCTGCTGCCGACCGGTCCAAATGGCACATTCCGATACCGTCG gggaaaaattattttagttttggaaAGATCCTCTTCAGAAATACCACTATCTTCCTGAAGT TTGATGGAGAACCTTGTGACCTGTCTTTGAATATAACCTGGTATCTGAAAAGCGCTGATTGTTACAATGAAATCTATAACTTCAAG GCAGAAGAAGTAGAGTTGTATTTGGAAAAACTTAAGGAAAAAAGAGGCTTGTCTGGGAAATATCAAACATCATCAAAATTGTTCCAGAACTGCAGTGAACTCTTTAAAACACAG aGCTTTTCTGGAGATTTTATGCATCGACTGCCTCTTTTAGGAGAAAAACAGGAG gcTAAGGAGAATGGAACAAACCTTACCTTTATTGGAGACAAAACC